From one Mytilus edulis chromosome 1, xbMytEdul2.2, whole genome shotgun sequence genomic stretch:
- the LOC139525212 gene encoding very low-density lipoprotein receptor-like isoform X8, whose product MKKLFMLLFTVIANILISSITCDEAAASCFETQFKCVTTGRCIAMNWRCDGDSDCGYGDTSDEQNCDSKTCPPDEFQCASGQCILQKWKCDGEKDCYDGTDESTAVCNGTQCKPEEFRCNNGQCISSSWRCDGTKDCSEGEDETCDAPTCAEDEMRCDNGKCLTKKWLCDGEDDCGDSSDEKNCTSVCTNDQFQCADGKCIDQDWKCDGDHDCDDHSDETKCKAEPHKNTCIETEWACLYEEQCILNNWKCDGDEDCFDGSDEKNCTYECSADQFKCDSGHCIDHVMRCDGLPDCTDGSDEVNCSWEDESSIICDADPCKTNNGGCDHICEPLVGSKAKCSCNSGYRLNGTSICVNINECTESSIPVCSQKCIDEKGHYKCECEEGYRKDFILGKPGKTTCKIDGPRPWLLFANKHDVRRLEVGTWLLEPVVEGLSSAVSVGFYKEKYVYWSDVNLQQISRTEIGNGTLINNKKVVIKANIDTPDGIAIDWIHDLLYWTDTGLNSIQVSSLDGDKTVTVVTNDLDEPRGIVLDPRNGYMYVTDWGKSPKIERIGMDGSDRKIISKDVVWPNSITIDYVDSRLFWIDAKLHTIKSSQLDGSNIRTVVHNAKHIAHPFAVAVFEDDVYWTDWSSDSIRKANKHTGEDFQQVALGLRSPMDLKIYHSSIQKSGVNECANNNGGCEYLCLPKPDAHSTDPNVQKYTCACPDSKKLSFNGMTCVDKEATDIPELTSSVKPVKSTTPSPNSTNKNTSSTAGITVPTTKKPATTPTPKPETTQGHHEPQKPVTQHPIIAVSTGGPKYTTFTEKHNKTLEQPKSLQEEQTGIVAFVAIGVVGFIVIMLLIVGCFVYRRVKKRNIKSMNFDNPVYRKTTTTDDHSVMISHQGRDGHHNKGDHSEIKPLTEDV is encoded by the exons atgaagaaattattCATGCTGTTATTTACTGTAATTGCTAATATACTAATATCATCAATTACATGTGATGAAG CTGCTGCCAGttgttttgagacccaatttAAATGCGTAACAACAGGAAGATGCATTGCGATGAACTGGAGATGTGATGGGGATAGCGATTGCGGATACGGTGATACATCAGACGAACAAAATTGTG ATTCTAAAACATGCCCTCCAGATGAATTTCAGTGTGCTTCAGGACAATGCATACTTCAGAAATGGAAATGTGATGGAGAAAAAGATTGTTATGATGGCACCGATGAATCAACTGCTGTATGCAATG GTACCCAGTGTAAGCCAGAGGAATTCAGATGTAACAACGGACAGTGTATCTCCAGTAGTTGGCGGTGTGATGGAACCAAAGATTGTTCAGAGGGGGAAGACGAAACTTGTG ATGCTCCCACATGTGCTGAGGATGAGATGCGATGTGACAATGGTAAATGTCTGACAAAGAAATGGCTATGTGATGGCGAAGATGATTGTGGTGATAGCAGTGACGAGAAGAATTGCA CCTCAGTTTGTACTAATGACCAGTTCCAATGTGCTGATGGTAAATGTATAGATCAAGACTGGAAATGTGACGGCGACCATGATTGTGATGACCATAGTGATGAGACCAAATGTAAGGCCGAGCCCCACAAGAACACATGTATTGAGACAGAATGGGCTTGTTTGTATGAGGAACAATGTATTCTTAACAACTGGAAGTGTGATGGTGATGAAGACTGCTTTGATGGTTCAGATGAAAAGAATT GTACCTACGAATGTTCTGCTGACCAGTTTAAGTGTGATAGTGGACACTGTATTGACCATGTTATGAGATGTGATGGCCTCCCAGACTGTACTGATGGTTCAGATGAAGTTAATTGCA GCTGGGAAGATGAGTCATCAATTATCTGTGATG CAGATCCTTGTAAAACCAACAATGGTGGTTGTGACCATATATGTGAACCTCTGGTTGGTTCAAAAGCTAAATGTTCATGCAACAGTGGATACAGACTAAATGGGACAAGTATATGTGTCA atATTAATGAATGTACAGAAAGCAGCATTCCAGTTTGTTCACAAAAATGTATTGATGAAAAGGGTCATTACAAATGTGAGTGTGAAGAAGGTTACAGGAAGGATTTTATTCTTGGTAAACCGGGCAAAACAACTTGTAAAATTGATG GTCCAAGACCTTGGTTACTGTTTGCCAACAAACATGATGTTAGAAGGTTGGAAGTAGGAACATGGTTGTTGGAACCAGTTGTAGAAGGACTTTCAAGTGCTGTTTCTGTTGGTTTCTATAAAGAGAAATATGTTTATTGGTCTGATGTCAATCTGCAACAAATATCCAG gaCTGAAATCGGGAATGGCACCTTgataaacaacaaaaaagtaGTGATTAAGGCTAACATAGATACACCTGATGGTATTGCTATTGACTGGATCCATGACCTTCTGTACTGGACTGACACTGGATTAAACAGCATACAGGTATCCAGTCTGGATGGAGACAAAACTGTCACAGTTGTCACCAATGATTTAGATGAACCAAGAGGAATAGTTTTGGATCCAAGAAATGG atacatgtatgttactgATTGGGGTAAAAGTCCAAAGATTGAGAGAATTGGCATGGACGGATCTGACAGAAAAATCATTTCCAAGGATGTTGTCTGGCCTAATAGTATTACCATTG ATTATGTTGACAGTAGATTATTTTGGATCGATGCTAAACTACATACAATCAAGTCATCTCAATTGGATGGATCAAACATCCGTACAGTTGTACACAATGCTAAACACATTGCCCATCCATTTGCTGTTGCTGTATTTGAAGATGATGTCTATTGGACTGATTGGTCATCCGATTCAATCCGTAAGGCCAACAAACACACTGGAGAAGACTTCCAACAAGTAGCCCTAGGTCTTCGTTCACCAATGGACttgaaaatttatcattcatcTATTCAAAAATCTG GTGTAAATGAATGCGCTAACAACAATGGAGGATGTGAATACCTGTGTTTACCAAAACCTGATGCACACTCTACAGATCCTAATGTACAAAAGTATACATGTGCCTGTCCAGACAGCAAAAAACTTTCCTTCAATGGAATGACCTGTGTTGATAAAG AAGCAACAGATATTCCTGAACTAACTTCAAGTGTTAAACCAGTTAAATCTACAACTCCATCACCTAATAGTACTAATAAGAATACTAGTTCAACTG ctGGTATTACTGTTCCAACAACCAAAAAACCAGCCACTACACCTACACCTAAACCAGAAACAACACAAGGCCATCATGAACCACAGAAACCAGTCACACAACACCCTATTATTGCTGTATCTACTGGAGGACCAAAATACACAACTTTTACTGAGAAGCACAACAAAACTTTGGAACAACCTAAATCATTGCAGGAGGAACAGACAGGAATTGTGGCATTCGTTGCCATTGGTGTTGTTGGTTTTATTGTCATCATGTTACTTATT GTTGGATGTTTTGTATACAGAAGAGTAAAGAAACGTAACATCAAGAGTATGAACTTTGATAACCCAGTATACCgtaaaacaacaacaacagatGACCATTCAGTTATGATTAGTCACCAGGGCAGAGATGGACATCATAATAAAGGAGATCACTCG
- the LOC139525212 gene encoding very low-density lipoprotein receptor-like isoform X4 — translation MKKLFMLLFTVIANILISSITCDEAAASCFETQFKCVTTGRCIAMNWRCDGDSDCGYGDTSDEQNCDSKTCPPDEFQCASGQCILQKWKCDGEKDCYDGTDESTAVCNGTQCKPEEFRCNNGQCISSSWRCDGTKDCSEGEDETCDAPTCAEDEMRCDNGKCLTKKWLCDGEDDCGDSSDEKNCTSVCTNDQFQCADGKCIDQDWKCDGDHDCDDHSDETKCKAEPHKNTCIETEWACLYEEQCILNNWKCDGDEDCFDGSDEKNCTYECSADQFKCDSGHCIDHVMRCDGLPDCTDGSDEVNCTEKAVKHCPDNQFDCYNNGKLCIDYAKVCDHLNDCLGWEDESSIICDAVFNGTEPGTDPCKTNNGGCDHICEPLVGSKAKCSCNSGYRLNGTSICVNINECTESSIPVCSQKCIDEKGHYKCECEEGYRKDFILGKPGKTTCKIDGPRPWLLFANKHDVRRLEVGTWLLEPVVEGLSSAVSVGFYKEKYVYWSDVNLQQISRTEIGNGTLINNKKVVIKANIDTPDGIAIDWIHDLLYWTDTGLNSIQVSSLDGDKTVTVVTNDLDEPRGIVLDPRNGYMYVTDWGKSPKIERIGMDGSDRKIISKDVVWPNSITIDYVDSRLFWIDAKLHTIKSSQLDGSNIRTVVHNAKHIAHPFAVAVFEDDVYWTDWSSDSIRKANKHTGEDFQQVALGLRSPMDLKIYHSSIQKSGVNECANNNGGCEYLCLPKPDAHSTDPNVQKYTCACPDSKKLSFNGMTCVDKAGITVPTTKKPATTPTPKPETTQGHHEPQKPVTQHPIIAVSTGGPKYTTFTEKHNKTLEQPKSLQEEQTGIVAFVAIGVVGFIVIMLLIVGCFVYRRVKKRNIKSMNFDNPVYRKTTTTDDHSVMISHQGRDGHHNKGDHSEIKPLTEDV, via the exons atgaagaaattattCATGCTGTTATTTACTGTAATTGCTAATATACTAATATCATCAATTACATGTGATGAAG CTGCTGCCAGttgttttgagacccaatttAAATGCGTAACAACAGGAAGATGCATTGCGATGAACTGGAGATGTGATGGGGATAGCGATTGCGGATACGGTGATACATCAGACGAACAAAATTGTG ATTCTAAAACATGCCCTCCAGATGAATTTCAGTGTGCTTCAGGACAATGCATACTTCAGAAATGGAAATGTGATGGAGAAAAAGATTGTTATGATGGCACCGATGAATCAACTGCTGTATGCAATG GTACCCAGTGTAAGCCAGAGGAATTCAGATGTAACAACGGACAGTGTATCTCCAGTAGTTGGCGGTGTGATGGAACCAAAGATTGTTCAGAGGGGGAAGACGAAACTTGTG ATGCTCCCACATGTGCTGAGGATGAGATGCGATGTGACAATGGTAAATGTCTGACAAAGAAATGGCTATGTGATGGCGAAGATGATTGTGGTGATAGCAGTGACGAGAAGAATTGCA CCTCAGTTTGTACTAATGACCAGTTCCAATGTGCTGATGGTAAATGTATAGATCAAGACTGGAAATGTGACGGCGACCATGATTGTGATGACCATAGTGATGAGACCAAATGTAAGGCCGAGCCCCACAAGAACACATGTATTGAGACAGAATGGGCTTGTTTGTATGAGGAACAATGTATTCTTAACAACTGGAAGTGTGATGGTGATGAAGACTGCTTTGATGGTTCAGATGAAAAGAATT GTACCTACGAATGTTCTGCTGACCAGTTTAAGTGTGATAGTGGACACTGTATTGACCATGTTATGAGATGTGATGGCCTCCCAGACTGTACTGATGGTTCAGATGAAGTTAATTGCA CTGAGAAAGCTGTTAAACATTGTCCAGATAATCAATTTGATTGCTACAATAATGGAAAGTTATGTATTGACTATGCCAAAGTCTGTGATCATTTGAATGATTGTTTAGGCTGGGAAGATGAGTCATCAATTATCTGTGATG CTGTGTTTAATGGGACTGAACCTGGAA CAGATCCTTGTAAAACCAACAATGGTGGTTGTGACCATATATGTGAACCTCTGGTTGGTTCAAAAGCTAAATGTTCATGCAACAGTGGATACAGACTAAATGGGACAAGTATATGTGTCA atATTAATGAATGTACAGAAAGCAGCATTCCAGTTTGTTCACAAAAATGTATTGATGAAAAGGGTCATTACAAATGTGAGTGTGAAGAAGGTTACAGGAAGGATTTTATTCTTGGTAAACCGGGCAAAACAACTTGTAAAATTGATG GTCCAAGACCTTGGTTACTGTTTGCCAACAAACATGATGTTAGAAGGTTGGAAGTAGGAACATGGTTGTTGGAACCAGTTGTAGAAGGACTTTCAAGTGCTGTTTCTGTTGGTTTCTATAAAGAGAAATATGTTTATTGGTCTGATGTCAATCTGCAACAAATATCCAG gaCTGAAATCGGGAATGGCACCTTgataaacaacaaaaaagtaGTGATTAAGGCTAACATAGATACACCTGATGGTATTGCTATTGACTGGATCCATGACCTTCTGTACTGGACTGACACTGGATTAAACAGCATACAGGTATCCAGTCTGGATGGAGACAAAACTGTCACAGTTGTCACCAATGATTTAGATGAACCAAGAGGAATAGTTTTGGATCCAAGAAATGG atacatgtatgttactgATTGGGGTAAAAGTCCAAAGATTGAGAGAATTGGCATGGACGGATCTGACAGAAAAATCATTTCCAAGGATGTTGTCTGGCCTAATAGTATTACCATTG ATTATGTTGACAGTAGATTATTTTGGATCGATGCTAAACTACATACAATCAAGTCATCTCAATTGGATGGATCAAACATCCGTACAGTTGTACACAATGCTAAACACATTGCCCATCCATTTGCTGTTGCTGTATTTGAAGATGATGTCTATTGGACTGATTGGTCATCCGATTCAATCCGTAAGGCCAACAAACACACTGGAGAAGACTTCCAACAAGTAGCCCTAGGTCTTCGTTCACCAATGGACttgaaaatttatcattcatcTATTCAAAAATCTG GTGTAAATGAATGCGCTAACAACAATGGAGGATGTGAATACCTGTGTTTACCAAAACCTGATGCACACTCTACAGATCCTAATGTACAAAAGTATACATGTGCCTGTCCAGACAGCAAAAAACTTTCCTTCAATGGAATGACCTGTGTTGATAAAG ctGGTATTACTGTTCCAACAACCAAAAAACCAGCCACTACACCTACACCTAAACCAGAAACAACACAAGGCCATCATGAACCACAGAAACCAGTCACACAACACCCTATTATTGCTGTATCTACTGGAGGACCAAAATACACAACTTTTACTGAGAAGCACAACAAAACTTTGGAACAACCTAAATCATTGCAGGAGGAACAGACAGGAATTGTGGCATTCGTTGCCATTGGTGTTGTTGGTTTTATTGTCATCATGTTACTTATT GTTGGATGTTTTGTATACAGAAGAGTAAAGAAACGTAACATCAAGAGTATGAACTTTGATAACCCAGTATACCgtaaaacaacaacaacagatGACCATTCAGTTATGATTAGTCACCAGGGCAGAGATGGACATCATAATAAAGGAGATCACTCG
- the LOC139525212 gene encoding very low-density lipoprotein receptor-like isoform X10, with product MKKLFMLLFTVIANILISSITCDEAAASCFETQFKCVTTGRCIAMNWRCDGDSDCGYGDTSDEQNCDSKTCPPDEFQCASGQCILQKWKCDGEKDCYDGTDESTAVCNGTQCKPEEFRCNNGQCISSSWRCDGTKDCSEGEDETCDAPTCAEDEMRCDNGKCLTKKWLCDGEDDCGDSSDEKNCTSVCTNDQFQCADGKCIDQDWKCDGDHDCDDHSDETKCKAEPHKNTCIETEWACLYEEQCILNNWKCDGDEDCFDGSDEKNCTYECSADQFKCDSGHCIDHVMRCDGLPDCTDGSDEVNCSWEDESSIICDAVFNGTEPGTDPCKTNNGGCDHICEPLVGSKAKCSCNSGYRLNGTSICVNINECTESSIPVCSQKCIDEKGHYKCECEEGYRKDFILGKPGKTTCKIDGPRPWLLFANKHDVRRLEVGTWLLEPVVEGLSSAVSVGFYKEKYVYWSDVNLQQISRTEIGNGTLINNKKVVIKANIDTPDGIAIDWIHDLLYWTDTGLNSIQVSSLDGDKTVTVVTNDLDEPRGIVLDPRNGYMYVTDWGKSPKIERIGMDGSDRKIISKDVVWPNSITIDYVDSRLFWIDAKLHTIKSSQLDGSNIRTVVHNAKHIAHPFAVAVFEDDVYWTDWSSDSIRKANKHTGEDFQQVALGLRSPMDLKIYHSSIQKSGVNECANNNGGCEYLCLPKPDAHSTDPNVQKYTCACPDSKKLSFNGMTCVDKAGITVPTTKKPATTPTPKPETTQGHHEPQKPVTQHPIIAVSTGGPKYTTFTEKHNKTLEQPKSLQEEQTGIVAFVAIGVVGFIVIMLLIVGCFVYRRVKKRNIKSMNFDNPVYRKTTTTDDHSVMISHQGRDGHHNKGDHSEIKPLTEDV from the exons atgaagaaattattCATGCTGTTATTTACTGTAATTGCTAATATACTAATATCATCAATTACATGTGATGAAG CTGCTGCCAGttgttttgagacccaatttAAATGCGTAACAACAGGAAGATGCATTGCGATGAACTGGAGATGTGATGGGGATAGCGATTGCGGATACGGTGATACATCAGACGAACAAAATTGTG ATTCTAAAACATGCCCTCCAGATGAATTTCAGTGTGCTTCAGGACAATGCATACTTCAGAAATGGAAATGTGATGGAGAAAAAGATTGTTATGATGGCACCGATGAATCAACTGCTGTATGCAATG GTACCCAGTGTAAGCCAGAGGAATTCAGATGTAACAACGGACAGTGTATCTCCAGTAGTTGGCGGTGTGATGGAACCAAAGATTGTTCAGAGGGGGAAGACGAAACTTGTG ATGCTCCCACATGTGCTGAGGATGAGATGCGATGTGACAATGGTAAATGTCTGACAAAGAAATGGCTATGTGATGGCGAAGATGATTGTGGTGATAGCAGTGACGAGAAGAATTGCA CCTCAGTTTGTACTAATGACCAGTTCCAATGTGCTGATGGTAAATGTATAGATCAAGACTGGAAATGTGACGGCGACCATGATTGTGATGACCATAGTGATGAGACCAAATGTAAGGCCGAGCCCCACAAGAACACATGTATTGAGACAGAATGGGCTTGTTTGTATGAGGAACAATGTATTCTTAACAACTGGAAGTGTGATGGTGATGAAGACTGCTTTGATGGTTCAGATGAAAAGAATT GTACCTACGAATGTTCTGCTGACCAGTTTAAGTGTGATAGTGGACACTGTATTGACCATGTTATGAGATGTGATGGCCTCCCAGACTGTACTGATGGTTCAGATGAAGTTAATTGCA GCTGGGAAGATGAGTCATCAATTATCTGTGATG CTGTGTTTAATGGGACTGAACCTGGAA CAGATCCTTGTAAAACCAACAATGGTGGTTGTGACCATATATGTGAACCTCTGGTTGGTTCAAAAGCTAAATGTTCATGCAACAGTGGATACAGACTAAATGGGACAAGTATATGTGTCA atATTAATGAATGTACAGAAAGCAGCATTCCAGTTTGTTCACAAAAATGTATTGATGAAAAGGGTCATTACAAATGTGAGTGTGAAGAAGGTTACAGGAAGGATTTTATTCTTGGTAAACCGGGCAAAACAACTTGTAAAATTGATG GTCCAAGACCTTGGTTACTGTTTGCCAACAAACATGATGTTAGAAGGTTGGAAGTAGGAACATGGTTGTTGGAACCAGTTGTAGAAGGACTTTCAAGTGCTGTTTCTGTTGGTTTCTATAAAGAGAAATATGTTTATTGGTCTGATGTCAATCTGCAACAAATATCCAG gaCTGAAATCGGGAATGGCACCTTgataaacaacaaaaaagtaGTGATTAAGGCTAACATAGATACACCTGATGGTATTGCTATTGACTGGATCCATGACCTTCTGTACTGGACTGACACTGGATTAAACAGCATACAGGTATCCAGTCTGGATGGAGACAAAACTGTCACAGTTGTCACCAATGATTTAGATGAACCAAGAGGAATAGTTTTGGATCCAAGAAATGG atacatgtatgttactgATTGGGGTAAAAGTCCAAAGATTGAGAGAATTGGCATGGACGGATCTGACAGAAAAATCATTTCCAAGGATGTTGTCTGGCCTAATAGTATTACCATTG ATTATGTTGACAGTAGATTATTTTGGATCGATGCTAAACTACATACAATCAAGTCATCTCAATTGGATGGATCAAACATCCGTACAGTTGTACACAATGCTAAACACATTGCCCATCCATTTGCTGTTGCTGTATTTGAAGATGATGTCTATTGGACTGATTGGTCATCCGATTCAATCCGTAAGGCCAACAAACACACTGGAGAAGACTTCCAACAAGTAGCCCTAGGTCTTCGTTCACCAATGGACttgaaaatttatcattcatcTATTCAAAAATCTG GTGTAAATGAATGCGCTAACAACAATGGAGGATGTGAATACCTGTGTTTACCAAAACCTGATGCACACTCTACAGATCCTAATGTACAAAAGTATACATGTGCCTGTCCAGACAGCAAAAAACTTTCCTTCAATGGAATGACCTGTGTTGATAAAG ctGGTATTACTGTTCCAACAACCAAAAAACCAGCCACTACACCTACACCTAAACCAGAAACAACACAAGGCCATCATGAACCACAGAAACCAGTCACACAACACCCTATTATTGCTGTATCTACTGGAGGACCAAAATACACAACTTTTACTGAGAAGCACAACAAAACTTTGGAACAACCTAAATCATTGCAGGAGGAACAGACAGGAATTGTGGCATTCGTTGCCATTGGTGTTGTTGGTTTTATTGTCATCATGTTACTTATT GTTGGATGTTTTGTATACAGAAGAGTAAAGAAACGTAACATCAAGAGTATGAACTTTGATAACCCAGTATACCgtaaaacaacaacaacagatGACCATTCAGTTATGATTAGTCACCAGGGCAGAGATGGACATCATAATAAAGGAGATCACTCG
- the LOC139525212 gene encoding very low-density lipoprotein receptor-like isoform X11: protein MKKLFMLLFTVIANILISSITCDEAAASCFETQFKCVTTGRCIAMNWRCDGDSDCGYGDTSDEQNCDSKTCPPDEFQCASGQCILQKWKCDGEKDCYDGTDESTAVCNGTQCKPEEFRCNNGQCISSSWRCDGTKDCSEGEDETCDAPTCAEDEMRCDNGKCLTKKWLCDGEDDCGDSSDEKNCTSVCTNDQFQCADGKCIDQDWKCDGDHDCDDHSDETKCKAEPHKNTCIETEWACLYEEQCILNNWKCDGDEDCFDGSDEKNCTYECSADQFKCDSGHCIDHVMRCDGLPDCTDGSDEVNCSWEDESSIICDADPCKTNNGGCDHICEPLVGSKAKCSCNSGYRLNGTSICVNINECTESSIPVCSQKCIDEKGHYKCECEEGYRKDFILGKPGKTTCKIDGPRPWLLFANKHDVRRLEVGTWLLEPVVEGLSSAVSVGFYKEKYVYWSDVNLQQISRTEIGNGTLINNKKVVIKANIDTPDGIAIDWIHDLLYWTDTGLNSIQVSSLDGDKTVTVVTNDLDEPRGIVLDPRNGYMYVTDWGKSPKIERIGMDGSDRKIISKDVVWPNSITIDYVDSRLFWIDAKLHTIKSSQLDGSNIRTVVHNAKHIAHPFAVAVFEDDVYWTDWSSDSIRKANKHTGEDFQQVALGLRSPMDLKIYHSSIQKSGVNECANNNGGCEYLCLPKPDAHSTDPNVQKYTCACPDSKKLSFNGMTCVDKAGITVPTTKKPATTPTPKPETTQGHHEPQKPVTQHPIIAVSTGGPKYTTFTEKHNKTLEQPKSLQEEQTGIVAFVAIGVVGFIVIMLLIVGCFVYRRVKKRNIKSMNFDNPVYRKTTTTDDHSVMISHQGRDGHHNKGDHSEIKPLTEDV from the exons atgaagaaattattCATGCTGTTATTTACTGTAATTGCTAATATACTAATATCATCAATTACATGTGATGAAG CTGCTGCCAGttgttttgagacccaatttAAATGCGTAACAACAGGAAGATGCATTGCGATGAACTGGAGATGTGATGGGGATAGCGATTGCGGATACGGTGATACATCAGACGAACAAAATTGTG ATTCTAAAACATGCCCTCCAGATGAATTTCAGTGTGCTTCAGGACAATGCATACTTCAGAAATGGAAATGTGATGGAGAAAAAGATTGTTATGATGGCACCGATGAATCAACTGCTGTATGCAATG GTACCCAGTGTAAGCCAGAGGAATTCAGATGTAACAACGGACAGTGTATCTCCAGTAGTTGGCGGTGTGATGGAACCAAAGATTGTTCAGAGGGGGAAGACGAAACTTGTG ATGCTCCCACATGTGCTGAGGATGAGATGCGATGTGACAATGGTAAATGTCTGACAAAGAAATGGCTATGTGATGGCGAAGATGATTGTGGTGATAGCAGTGACGAGAAGAATTGCA CCTCAGTTTGTACTAATGACCAGTTCCAATGTGCTGATGGTAAATGTATAGATCAAGACTGGAAATGTGACGGCGACCATGATTGTGATGACCATAGTGATGAGACCAAATGTAAGGCCGAGCCCCACAAGAACACATGTATTGAGACAGAATGGGCTTGTTTGTATGAGGAACAATGTATTCTTAACAACTGGAAGTGTGATGGTGATGAAGACTGCTTTGATGGTTCAGATGAAAAGAATT GTACCTACGAATGTTCTGCTGACCAGTTTAAGTGTGATAGTGGACACTGTATTGACCATGTTATGAGATGTGATGGCCTCCCAGACTGTACTGATGGTTCAGATGAAGTTAATTGCA GCTGGGAAGATGAGTCATCAATTATCTGTGATG CAGATCCTTGTAAAACCAACAATGGTGGTTGTGACCATATATGTGAACCTCTGGTTGGTTCAAAAGCTAAATGTTCATGCAACAGTGGATACAGACTAAATGGGACAAGTATATGTGTCA atATTAATGAATGTACAGAAAGCAGCATTCCAGTTTGTTCACAAAAATGTATTGATGAAAAGGGTCATTACAAATGTGAGTGTGAAGAAGGTTACAGGAAGGATTTTATTCTTGGTAAACCGGGCAAAACAACTTGTAAAATTGATG GTCCAAGACCTTGGTTACTGTTTGCCAACAAACATGATGTTAGAAGGTTGGAAGTAGGAACATGGTTGTTGGAACCAGTTGTAGAAGGACTTTCAAGTGCTGTTTCTGTTGGTTTCTATAAAGAGAAATATGTTTATTGGTCTGATGTCAATCTGCAACAAATATCCAG gaCTGAAATCGGGAATGGCACCTTgataaacaacaaaaaagtaGTGATTAAGGCTAACATAGATACACCTGATGGTATTGCTATTGACTGGATCCATGACCTTCTGTACTGGACTGACACTGGATTAAACAGCATACAGGTATCCAGTCTGGATGGAGACAAAACTGTCACAGTTGTCACCAATGATTTAGATGAACCAAGAGGAATAGTTTTGGATCCAAGAAATGG atacatgtatgttactgATTGGGGTAAAAGTCCAAAGATTGAGAGAATTGGCATGGACGGATCTGACAGAAAAATCATTTCCAAGGATGTTGTCTGGCCTAATAGTATTACCATTG ATTATGTTGACAGTAGATTATTTTGGATCGATGCTAAACTACATACAATCAAGTCATCTCAATTGGATGGATCAAACATCCGTACAGTTGTACACAATGCTAAACACATTGCCCATCCATTTGCTGTTGCTGTATTTGAAGATGATGTCTATTGGACTGATTGGTCATCCGATTCAATCCGTAAGGCCAACAAACACACTGGAGAAGACTTCCAACAAGTAGCCCTAGGTCTTCGTTCACCAATGGACttgaaaatttatcattcatcTATTCAAAAATCTG GTGTAAATGAATGCGCTAACAACAATGGAGGATGTGAATACCTGTGTTTACCAAAACCTGATGCACACTCTACAGATCCTAATGTACAAAAGTATACATGTGCCTGTCCAGACAGCAAAAAACTTTCCTTCAATGGAATGACCTGTGTTGATAAAG ctGGTATTACTGTTCCAACAACCAAAAAACCAGCCACTACACCTACACCTAAACCAGAAACAACACAAGGCCATCATGAACCACAGAAACCAGTCACACAACACCCTATTATTGCTGTATCTACTGGAGGACCAAAATACACAACTTTTACTGAGAAGCACAACAAAACTTTGGAACAACCTAAATCATTGCAGGAGGAACAGACAGGAATTGTGGCATTCGTTGCCATTGGTGTTGTTGGTTTTATTGTCATCATGTTACTTATT GTTGGATGTTTTGTATACAGAAGAGTAAAGAAACGTAACATCAAGAGTATGAACTTTGATAACCCAGTATACCgtaaaacaacaacaacagatGACCATTCAGTTATGATTAGTCACCAGGGCAGAGATGGACATCATAATAAAGGAGATCACTCG